The sequence AAATTTttggagaacagcagcagtcaattacagcattttccagCCGATATTTTTTTgatcattctttttaaaaattcaaaatacatttcaaatattgtgaaagttaaaataacaatccatgttatttttaaacatggagCTTTTGAGGATAGACACCATACACAGAATGTGGAAGGTTGACTGCTTACTGACTGAACAGCAACTGCGTCATTTTATCATGTGTAGCACATTAGAGTTCTGCTGAATTGCAGTAGGAACATTTTGCAACACATTTCCTAGTGAGAGATACTGTTCACATTCATTCCAAATATAGATTTCTGATACATAAAGAAAACAGGCTGGAGATTTAATCTGATTTCTTGAAATTCTCTTCAAAAAATACTGCCCTCTCCAAGATGTCGTTTGCCAGTATGAAGAGTCATATGCCAGTATGGAGGAGTGATTAAAATACTTACAAATGTCAGGGTTGCTAATGATCCCAAAAAGCAAATGATGGTCAGACCAAGGACAAAAAATTCTCTGCGTTTGCTCCAGACATGTGGGAATTCATCCAGTACTCCAGTAATCACTCCCTCTAGTCCTGCAAActgaaaagcatggaaaaatcACTAGAAAATAGAGGGCAGTTTTACCTGCTTTAAAGTATGTTTCATAGCTTAAAGGAGCTTTAAAGCATTGAAACTCTAGTGCTTTAATTCTGTCTGTAGAGTTGGTGTGTCTGGTGTTTAGACAGTCTTTCTTCAGAACTTTTAAACTCTTTAAGGTGGGGATTTAGTCTTCACATATCTCTAGGAAGTACCTAGCACCCAGAGGAAGTACTACATTACAAGTAACGGGGTGCTGGCAAGTGGTAGGTGGTTCAGGAGAGCAGAGATTGTGAAATCAGCTGAGTTTTGCCTTCCTGGAAGGAGCTGATTCTCAATCTATAAAAACAGGCTTACATGGGAAGTAATTACATCTCCTTTTTGCAGTGCTGCTCGAAATGCCACTTCCAGTTCCCACTTATTAAATCCAATTAGTGTGAAAAAGTCCCAGAATTTAGTAATTGCTTTGTAAGTTTGTAAGTACAAGAGAGAAGGAGCCTGGAAGGCTGCATTCAATCAGGGGTTGATGAATCAAGTGTGTTGCTTGTGTTTCCAAGTCTGTTACTAATTGTCACAGTATGACACTGACaaatcattttgttttatttaggcCTATTTAGGTCAAAATTGTAGTAATAGTTGCTGTCCTACAGAATGCACATGGAGATTCCAGTCTAGCTTTAAACCCATTAGAGATGGTGCAATATTTGCAATTCTGTTTCTTCGGGTGTTTGGGGGGGTAAGGCCAAATGCCAGGTATCTGAGAGGTCTGCTGTCTCGCATGCTGCCTACTCACCGTGCTGTCTAACCCCAGCGTGAGCAGCATCAGGAAAAAGATGATGGCAAAGAAAGTGGAAGCAGGCATGTTTGCAATGGCCTCAGCATACGTAATGAAGAGAAGGCTGGGTCCTGATACAAGAACAGAGAATTGGGGATAATTGTTagtgtgctgctgctgcgaGGAAGACAGGCTGTTTCACTGTGCCAGGttctcttgcaggggaaaaCTTCTCTCCCCAGACTATTTTGCAGTATGCAGTTACCACCGCATCTGTGAAGCTGCATGCAGTATGACTTCTATATGCTGTCTTTatggaatgatttttttttagctgtacTCTGTAACAGTGCCCTTATTAGAAAGTAAGTCAGTATCCTGAATTATATactaaatattttgcatgatTTGGGCTGTTCTCAATCTAGAAGATAATATACAAATACATCTTAGAAGCAGTTTGAGATGTGTACAAAAAGTTAGCTTACCAGTGTCTTTGGCAACTTCTGATACATCTTCATTCCTCATCTCAGCCATGTATCCCAGCACAGTGAAAATGACAAATCCAGACACAAAACTAGTCACACAGTTCACAGTACTGGTAACCAGAGCATCTCTGCAACAGAAGACCTAACTCATATCAGGGAATCGGCATCTGCTAGAAAGGATAGCTTACTACCAGGTGGGGTGAGTTAGTGATCTGGATAGACTAGAAAAACTAGGGGAATACAGTGAAAAAACCAAGCatttgaaacaaagaaaaaaacaacaacccatGACTACTTTTTCATCTTCAATTTCAAACACATCCTGTAACATTAGTCTGACACTGGATTGAATGCTAGATGTATGCtggtggtttaaaaaaataggaattacTATAGGAATATTAAAGAACtgagaattttgttttacaagttATAAATAGAATTTTTTAAGATAACAAGGAAACAACTATAAATTGCCTTTCAGCTCAAGACTAAAGTAATTTCTTAACTGAATGCTGAGATTAAATAATTATAATGTGATTGTTTGGCAGGGGTTTAGTCCATTTTGTTGTGGCATGTTCCCACGTCTTAGACTCCTTGCTGTAATTGGTAGATATTATCTCTTTAGGGTAGGCACAACAGAGGAGAAATGTTCTATGCAGGTTCAGTAAGGACTTCTGTTCTGTTACACTTCAGTCTGATTTATCTGTACACAGGTCTTCAGTGTACAGTGTTCAGTGTCTTTCACCAGCACTGCGcttcttttttgtaaatacCCACGATTACATTTTCTTAACTCAGTTTCACTTGTAGAATAAGGTAGAACTCACTGGTAGCAGTTGTTATGGAATTTGTTGTAGCTGGCATAAGCCAACAGGACCCCAAAACCTGGaccaagggagaaaaaaatctgagctgCTGCATCCACCCAAACctgaaaaatattgaagattaagaaaaaatgaCATGAAACAGATTGAATGAATTTGGCATATTCAGAATATCACTTAGGCCTACAAAACTGTGTCTTACTCGTCTGCCTATATCCCGGTCCTGGTctaacaaacattttcttaagaCACCATGttgaaatatgaatatttattgTAGATCTGTGAGAGTTGTAAATATCCACTATAATTTTAGTGCCTATGCAGTGCTTATTTGTCCTGGTTTgagctgggatagagttatttTCTCCCTAGTAGCTGGTacattgctgtgttttggatttagtatgagaataatgttgatggTGCTTAGTTACTGGCTGGGTTTAAACCACGACATTATTGTATCTCTCAACACCGTTATAAGTACTCACTGGCAGTTTCACTTCTGACAACATCTTATTTAATTCACAGTGATTTGCCTGTGATCAGTTTAACACAAGTTTTGCAATGTACAGAGAACTTTTTATCTGTGATTTCGCAGTGGACTTGGCCCATCTTCCTCCAATTTCTGCGTGCTGTGGAATAGTTAGTCCTGTGtttggctgtgtcccctccaggATAAGTAGCAGGTGATCACTGCCCAGATTTTTCCTAGATTTATGGAAATACATTTGACAGTGTGGATCCAGCTCTAGTCCTTAGGACTCAGTTCAGCTTTGCTGTAGCCATGACAGATGCAAGTGCAATCCTGTTATGAAAAGCCTGTTGTACTTGAGAAGTGGCCACAGCCTTAATGAGTCGTGTTCCTAAAGTACAATATCAGTTCTCTTTCTGAAGGTGAAAGTCCTCATTCATTTATCCCCTTCTGATTGAAACATGGAGTTCATTACAACTCATTTCTAATATTCTCTTCCATCATGTGAGGCCACCCTGTATCATCTACAGACAGAGCTCTGTCATCGTCCAGCACACAGATTGCAATCTGCTGTCCTCACTTCAGATACATCCAATACAATATCAATGCcctttattgctttttcagaagaTGTGGTCCCTTATTGGAGATGCTGCTTTATCAGAGACTGgtgtcttttcatttcctcttcatTCAAAACTCTCCATatcagctgggcagcagcagactTGCAAACATTagaatttttaatctttgtatttgtagtatttattggtttggggtttttccatCACCCTCCTCACTAGATGCCTTCATAGGCAGTGAAGTAAGTGCAGCCTTGGAGCTCGATGGACTACTTGTCATCCACAGAGTTCAGAGCTGCATCAGATACTGGAATGCCTGGGGTCTGTTGGGTTAGCTCAGTCTTGTCCtcattcctcctttctttctggtGGTGTATGCCAGCCTAACTGATTTATTCCTTCTCCACACACACTTGCAAGCGTTACTGAGTCATATTTTAATCGGTGGCTACAGTGAGTCTCTTTGGGCTTATCTGCCAAAGCTTGTGACAGGGCAGAGATCTGAAGTTTCAACTCTAGTAACCTGCATTATTTGAATACAGGCAACTGTGGTCACTGCTGGGCTGTGGAAGAGCCTGCCCAACTTTGTAGGGATCCGCTCACAGCCAATAAACCTGCAGCTAGACCAGTTTTTAGGGTTTAGTAAATTCAGTTTGCTCAGTGTGAATGTCACAGGTAAAGGATTTTGTTGCAGTGTAGCAGCAATCATAGCTTCTTGCTCAATGTCAGGCTGATCACCGTTTTACTGGCATAAAATTGTTTgatcatttgttttctttctaatcaTATCACTCATTCTATGCAATGGGAACTCTACTATTAGTTCAAGCTAAAATGACAGTGAACTCTCAAAAAATCTTTATAGTTACAGAAAGAATAGCATGACTGTTCAAACAAGAGCATGAAATCAGGCTTTTAAGTCCATGCTAAGACATCCATGTAATCATGCTCTATGCTGAAAATAGACATTGAAGTATACATGCTGATAGGCTGAAAGCCAATCTCTACCCTTTTATaacgtggggttttttttacctcagTGGCCAGGAGTTTTTGCCAGTCAGGTTTCAAGTAGTAGAGGACACCTCTCCAAGCCCCAGGCAAAGTTGCACCTCTCACAAGCAGGATAAAGAGTATGATGTAAGGGAATGTGGCAGTCACCCATACCACCTGTGAGGGAAAACAGTAAGATAGCATGTGCCATGGGTAGAAGGTTAACAGGAATGAGCTATTACAGCTCTTGGCATTTACAACATCTTCATGTGAACTTCTCAGAAGGTCTGTAAACAGGCAGTTTGCACATCTATACCCACGCTTTCTCACGGCAGGGTTGTTCTTGTCCGGAGAACAGTGGTGTAACTTACTGCTGTTATCTATTACTTGGGTAACAGTAGCAGTCACTCTACAGTAAATGCTTCACAAGTACATGAGTCTGTAATCCCTGTCATGAAGACAATCTGAGATAATTCTCTGTCAAATTAATTGGCTAATTTAGAACTGCTGCTAGACTATACTACCAAGTTGATTTGTCTTGCTTTTGCAATCACCTTGCCAGATGTTTTGACCCCTTTCCAGATGCTGAAGTATACAATGGTGAAGATTAACAATAAACAGAGGGTCAGTTGCCAGCTAATGCCTCCCAGGTCATCCAGCCCATTGGACCTGTGCACCTGTAGAACTTGGCggctgaaagaggaaagaagaacaCAGTATagatacattttaaacaaatgcttATGTTAAGTATGCTGTGAACAGTCCTAAACTGTGGTCTGAGCATTAATAATAGTCCTGAGGCCTTGATAAGTAGCCTTCAGAGTCATGtaattttggatatttttttttgtattaaaagttTGGTATTAATGGTACAACAGTAATGATAAAAGATAAGTGATGTCAGCTGACAGTGGCCGGGAGCCTTTGATCTAAAATATAGACTACCCTCCCATGCACCCTAAGCTTACATACACCTATCAGTATTTAGTTATTTGAATAGTTCAGAAAAGGGAACCATTAATAaacagccctgctccccctccaGAGAAAAGCTAGCTACATATTCCACCATTCTGTCTAATATTACTGTCCTCACTTACATGCACTTACGTATAAAATTCTTCTGCGGGAGAGATGGAGTGCAGGGACCAGCTGACATTGTCCTTGCTGAAGTAGTTTGTGCAGTTGCCTGTGTTCCAAGCATTTGTGCAGCTAGTCCATGGCAGCTCCGCCGTGAAGGAGGATACGAGGTAGTAAAAGGCCCAAGCCATAATGGTGTTATAGTAGGAGGCTACGTAAAGATCTATTATACAGATGGCAAAGCCAATTCCTGGTAAGGCAGGAAATAATTACATGAAGTAAGTTtcagcccccccaaaaaaagaaacaaaaacaaaagagggAAGGAATTGAGTACCACATTAACTACAACTAGTAACTGTCtaaggcagctctgcaggaagtACACATACCACAACACTGGAATTTCTTGTGGCTTCAGAAACACTCAGGCTCCAATTCCAAAAAAGCATCCTTAATCAAGACAGAACATGCTTATAtagtttttttcatctgttcctAAATTCCTGGAATTTAGAAATAGGCATCTTGCACtctcagtaaataaaaaagacaagaccAGAGCTATAACATGGGGAGCAAGAGAAAATGTACATACAGAACAGGTCCTTTTACTCTAGAAGACTGTGGTAGGATAGTAATTGACAGACCAGGCTGAAAATGGGGAATCATTTCTTTCTAGTATGTTTGTAATAGAAAGAGTAGATCTTTATTCTTTCCTGGTTAAAATTTTGCCTTGGATTCAGCAATGTTGCACTTACTTTATTCAcatcttttgtttatttttttgataaTTTCAGGCTTGGGTGAGAGAAGGTGCAAGAGTTGCACATCAAATGTGTATACAAGAGTACATACACACATCTCCTGGTCTAGATAAAGTTTTATGAAAGCTTTCTTTGTAAAGCCAAAATCTTGTGTAGAACAAGCCTTACTTTGTTTTATGAGATTACTTTTCCCAGAAATTTCACTTATTCAGAAAGTTCCTAgtaattttccatttcccttctttaCCTTTGAATATAGGACATATTTTCCTCCAAATTGAAATACAGCCATTCCTGTGGTACTGTCCTAGTGCTAGTTCCATATAGAAGAGAGGAATGCCTCCAAAGATGGCCATAATTGTGTAAGGAATGAGGAATGCTCCTGCAATAAAGAAAGCAGATGATTGTAACTCTTCATATGACTCCTCTTCCAACAGTACCAGCACTCCATAAACAAGAGTTCCTTTTATCCCACAGCGAAAATGCCTATCCCCTCCCTAGCCAGTGTGCCACACTGAATTACCATGGATTTCTTGTAAGAGTAACTACTTGGCAGTGTGAGTAAGAAGCAACACTCGGCCAAGCTTCTCATATTTCTGTAACAATTATACACAGGATTCACCAAGACTGTGCTGGCTACAATGGATACAATTGTGAGATGGGCTACAGATAAAAGAATTTCTTCCATAAAATGCCTTCTTTACATTAGGGAGACAAAAGTCCTTTCCGAGGTCTTCTTGATTTATGTTTTGGCTGATACATCAGTGAGTCTAAGACCTAGCATCCCTGATGAGTTGATTTTGACATGTTGGTTTATCTTAAAATACTCCCTGGGACAGGGATTGAGGCTTTTCTCCTGGAAGGCAGTCCTGCACCTAACTGGCTCTCAGCTTCTAGTTGTACTGATTTTTTAGATCTTGCTTGGTAGTTTTTCTTCCgtcttaatttatctattatCCTACCTCAGTATTTAGGTTTTCCAGCCTGCTTGAGAAGTAAGTAATTTCCCCTTGGCCATTTGTTATATATGATACTAAAATAAGTCACTAAATCATCCATTTATAAGCAAGCAAGTTCAGCATTAAGGAACAGCATACAAAACTAGTCACTGACCTCCTCCATTTTGGTAGCATATATAAGGAAATCTCCACACATTTCCCAGATCCACTGCATAGCCAATGACAGAGAGTAGAAAGTCAATTTTTTTACTCCAGGTCTCTCTGTCTTCTAGctccatcagctgctgctggccttctgcTCCACAGGTGGCAGAAGTGGTGGTTGTAGTGGTGgttggggctgctggggcagtgcACTGGGCATCTTCCACCTCTCCCATTCCATTGCAGGGAACCGAGCTCTGAACCCCTGAATAACCATTTGAGATCTGAGCTGCCTCCCCTTTATCTCCCTGGCTGGGATGGACTTTATTGCCATCCTCCACTAGCCGTAGGGCAGATTTAGGGTTCCTGACCAGAAGTCTGTTCTCTTTACAATCTTCTCCTTCATTACAGTCTGAGACATCTTTCTTGGAAGTCAGTGGCTCAGTCTCATTgcttgttggctttttttccattttttccaagaTTTGTTGTAATCACTTAACAGAtggacagcagcacagagtccCCTTCTGGCTTGTCCTCCCACGCTTTTATTCCCAGCGTATTCCCAGCACTTTTAGAAttctttttccatatttaaatCCATCCGATTGAAGGCACAAACACCAtctaagaaatgaaaaatagttaaaaatcCATTACAGGGCTTACCGACACCAATAACTTCAAAGTCACAACTGACAGGTACTGTGAAATACTTGTAGAAGTAATTAACCATCGCAGCATGCAATGTGAATCATTTAGCACATAATCCATTCAGGATTTTgtacagagaaaggaaggaagcaacCATCCTTTTCCACGGC comes from Falco naumanni isolate bFalNau1 chromosome 1, bFalNau1.pat, whole genome shotgun sequence and encodes:
- the SLC6A4 gene encoding sodium-dependent serotonin transporter isoform X1; its protein translation is MEKKPTSNETEPLTSKKDVSDCNEGEDCKENRLLVRNPKSALRLVEDGNKVHPSQGDKGEAAQISNGYSGVQSSVPCNGMGEVEDAQCTAPAAPTTTTTTTSATCGAEGQQQLMELEDRETWSKKIDFLLSVIGYAVDLGNVWRFPYICYQNGGGAFLIPYTIMAIFGGIPLFYMELALGQYHRNGCISIWRKICPIFKGIGFAICIIDLYVASYYNTIMAWAFYYLVSSFTAELPWTSCTNAWNTGNCTNYFSKDNVSWSLHSISPAEEFYTRQVLQVHRSNGLDDLGGISWQLTLCLLLIFTIVYFSIWKGVKTSGKVVWVTATFPYIILFILLVRGATLPGAWRGVLYYLKPDWQKLLATEVWVDAAAQIFFSLGPGFGVLLAYASYNKFHNNCYQDALVTSTVNCVTSFVSGFVIFTVLGYMAEMRNEDVSEVAKDTGPSLLFITYAEAIANMPASTFFAIIFFLMLLTLGLDSTFAGLEGVITGVLDEFPHVWSKRREFFVLGLTIICFLGSLATLTFGGAYVVKLFEEYATGPAVLTVVFLEAVAVAWFYGITQFCNDVKEMLGFTPGWYWRICWVAISPIFLLFVTCSFLSNPPELRLFDYNYPYWTTVAGYCIGTSSIVFIPIYMVYRLIITPGTLKERILKSITPETATEIPFGDIRMNAV
- the SLC6A4 gene encoding sodium-dependent serotonin transporter isoform X2, translated to MEKKPTSNETEPLTSKKDVSDCNEGEDCKENRLLVRNPKSALRLVEDGNKVHPSQGDKGEAAQISNGYSGVQSSVPCNGMGEVEDAQCTAPAAPTTTTTTTSATCGAEGQQQLMELEDRETWSKKIDFLLSVIGYAVDLGNVWRFPYICYQNGGGAFLIPYTIMAIFGGIPLFYMELALGQYHRNGCISIWRKICPIFKDLYVASYYNTIMAWAFYYLVSSFTAELPWTSCTNAWNTGNCTNYFSKDNVSWSLHSISPAEEFYTRQVLQVHRSNGLDDLGGISWQLTLCLLLIFTIVYFSIWKGVKTSGKVVWVTATFPYIILFILLVRGATLPGAWRGVLYYLKPDWQKLLATEVWVDAAAQIFFSLGPGFGVLLAYASYNKFHNNCYQDALVTSTVNCVTSFVSGFVIFTVLGYMAEMRNEDVSEVAKDTGPSLLFITYAEAIANMPASTFFAIIFFLMLLTLGLDSTFAGLEGVITGVLDEFPHVWSKRREFFVLGLTIICFLGSLATLTFGGAYVVKLFEEYATGPAVLTVVFLEAVAVAWFYGITQFCNDVKEMLGFTPGWYWRICWVAISPIFLLFVTCSFLSNPPELRLFDYNYPYWTTVAGYCIGTSSIVFIPIYMVYRLIITPGTLKERILKSITPETATEIPFGDIRMNAV